From Pseudoxanthomonas sp. YR558, the proteins below share one genomic window:
- a CDS encoding beta-ketoacyl-ACP synthase, which translates to MNGDAIFLNDLGIVCALGADKSAVREALFRDDAPRGVASNDALIAGHRLALGRVVAPLPSLDDHPVQLRGRNNALLRAAYLQIRDRVQQAIDCYGSSRVAVVAGTSTSGIGEAEKAMAHWRAQGEWPASFHYVQQEIGAPSRFLAAEAGIRGPAWTLSTACSSSAKAMASAARLLRTGVVDAVIAGGADSLCEFTVRGFMALESVSAERCNPFSEHRHGINIGEGAALFLMTREPGPVRLAGWGETSDAHHISAPAPEGHGAIAAIEQALHRAGLDASDIDYVNLHGTATPQNDAMESRAVAAALGAHVPVSSTKPLTGHTLGAAGAIEAGLCWLAMVDNTGHRLPPHWWDGAADAALPPLAFVAPGDRAAGPLKHVLSQSFAFGGSNAVLVFGGE; encoded by the coding sequence TTGAACGGCGACGCCATTTTCCTGAACGACCTTGGCATCGTGTGTGCCCTCGGCGCCGACAAGTCCGCGGTGCGCGAAGCCCTGTTCCGCGACGACGCGCCCAGGGGCGTGGCATCGAACGACGCGCTGATCGCCGGTCATCGCCTTGCACTGGGCAGGGTCGTGGCACCGCTGCCTTCGCTCGACGACCATCCTGTGCAACTGCGCGGGCGCAACAACGCGCTGCTGCGCGCGGCCTACCTGCAGATCCGCGACCGCGTGCAACAGGCCATCGACTGCTACGGCTCCAGCCGTGTGGCCGTCGTGGCGGGCACCAGCACGTCGGGGATCGGCGAAGCCGAGAAGGCGATGGCGCATTGGCGCGCACAGGGAGAATGGCCTGCCAGCTTCCACTACGTGCAACAGGAGATCGGTGCGCCGTCGCGCTTCCTGGCGGCGGAAGCGGGTATTCGCGGGCCGGCGTGGACGCTGTCCACGGCCTGTTCCTCCAGTGCCAAGGCGATGGCGTCCGCGGCACGCCTGCTGCGTACCGGCGTGGTCGACGCGGTGATCGCGGGCGGTGCGGATTCGCTATGCGAATTCACCGTGCGCGGCTTCATGGCGCTGGAGTCGGTGTCGGCCGAGCGCTGCAATCCTTTCTCCGAACATCGCCACGGCATCAACATCGGGGAAGGCGCGGCCCTGTTCCTGATGACGCGCGAGCCCGGACCTGTGCGGTTGGCGGGGTGGGGCGAAACGTCGGACGCCCACCACATCTCGGCACCCGCACCCGAAGGCCATGGTGCGATCGCGGCCATCGAACAGGCATTGCATCGTGCAGGTCTCGATGCGAGCGACATCGACTACGTCAATCTGCATGGCACGGCGACGCCGCAGAACGATGCGATGGAAAGCCGCGCCGTGGCCGCGGCGCTCGGCGCGCACGTGCCGGTCAGTTCCACCAAGCCGTTGACGGGCCACACGCTCGGCGCCGCCGGCGCGATCGAGGCCGGCCTGTGCTGGCTCGCGATGGTGGACAACACCGGCCACCGGCTGCCGCCGCACTGGTGGGATGGCGCGGCGGATGCCGCACTGCCGCCGCTTGCCTTCGTCGCGCCCGGCGACCGAGCTGCAGGGCCGTTGAAACATGTACTGAGCCAGTCCTTCGCGTTCGGTGGCAGCAACGCGGTGCTGGTGTTCGGGGGCGAATGA
- a CDS encoding hotdog family protein produces the protein MDVLYDIERVVPHRGTMRLVDRLVAWGEDTVAVELRVPEEGPFSHAEGVPAWVGVEYMAQAIAAWAGCHARQAGREPSIGFLLGTRRYESRVSWFRAGALLRVEARRELLGDNGLGMFSCRILGDGEELATANVSVFEPPDAMAYLESVQ, from the coding sequence ATGGACGTGCTGTACGACATCGAGCGTGTGGTGCCGCACCGGGGGACGATGCGGCTGGTCGACCGCCTGGTGGCCTGGGGCGAAGACACCGTGGCGGTCGAACTGCGCGTCCCGGAGGAGGGGCCGTTCAGCCACGCCGAGGGCGTGCCTGCCTGGGTGGGCGTGGAGTACATGGCCCAGGCCATCGCCGCGTGGGCGGGTTGTCATGCACGCCAGGCGGGCCGGGAGCCTTCGATCGGCTTCCTGCTGGGCACGCGCCGCTATGAGAGCCGGGTCTCCTGGTTCCGGGCGGGGGCATTACTTCGGGTGGAGGCGCGGCGTGAGCTGCTGGGCGACAATGGGCTGGGAATGTTCAGCTGCCGCATCCTGGGGGACGGCGAAGAACTGGCAACCGCCAACGTCTCGGTGTTCGAACCGCCGGACGCGATGGCCTATCTGGAGAGTGTGCAGTAA
- the fabG gene encoding 3-oxoacyl-ACP reductase FabG, with protein sequence MRGETTVLVTGGSRGIGRAIALRLAQDGFDVVVHCRSRVEEAEAVAAQVRALGRDARVLAFDVADRAAAAQALDADIAEHGTYYGVVCNAGIARDTAFPAMSGEDWDAVLGTNLDGFYNVLNPLVMPLVRRRKPGRIVTLSSVSGLVGNRGQVNYSAAKAGIIGATKALALELASREITVNCVAPGLIDTEMVSGEVVDEALKMIPMKRVGKPEEVAAVVSFLMSPQASYVTRQVISVNGGLVG encoded by the coding sequence ATGAGGGGAGAGACAACGGTCCTGGTCACCGGGGGGAGCCGGGGCATCGGTCGCGCGATCGCGCTGCGGCTGGCGCAGGATGGATTCGACGTGGTCGTGCATTGCCGTAGCCGGGTAGAGGAAGCCGAGGCCGTCGCCGCGCAGGTGCGCGCGCTCGGACGCGACGCCCGCGTGCTGGCCTTCGATGTCGCGGACCGTGCGGCCGCCGCGCAGGCGCTCGACGCCGACATCGCCGAGCACGGCACGTACTACGGCGTGGTCTGCAACGCGGGCATCGCGCGCGACACTGCCTTCCCCGCGATGAGCGGCGAGGACTGGGATGCCGTGCTGGGCACCAACCTCGACGGCTTTTACAACGTGCTCAATCCGCTGGTGATGCCGCTGGTGCGCCGGCGCAAGCCCGGCCGCATCGTCACGCTGTCATCGGTGTCGGGCCTGGTCGGCAATCGGGGGCAGGTCAACTACAGCGCGGCGAAGGCCGGCATCATCGGCGCGACCAAGGCGCTGGCGCTGGAGCTGGCCAGTCGCGAGATCACCGTCAACTGCGTGGCCCCCGGCCTGATCGATACCGAAATGGTCAGCGGCGAGGTGGTCGACGAAGCCCTGAAGATGATCCCGATGAAGCGCGTGGGCAAGCCGGAAGAGGTCGCGGCGGTAGTGTCGTTCCTGATGTCGCCGCAGGCGTCCTATGTCACCCGCCAGGTGATCTCGGTCAACGGAGGGTTGGTCGGATGA
- a CDS encoding beta-ketoacyl-ACP synthase, whose translation MSRVDRRVVVTGAGAISPLGHDWESVHLRLRECRNAVRHMEDWDKYEGLNTRLAAPAEPFDLPAHYNRKTTRSMGRVAVMAVRATELALEQAGLLGHPVLKSGKVGVSYGSSAGSHEAIGDFGRMLNAHTTEGINATTYLKMMSHTAPVNIGVFFGLTGRVYTTSSACTSGSQGVGCAYEAIRNGKQVAMIAGGAEQLDATAAAVFDTLFATSVRNHEPESTPRPFDANRDGLVLGEGACTLVLEELEHALARGATILGEIVGYGTNSDGQHVTQPSADTMAQAMRLALEDADLSPDVIGYVNAHGTATDHGDIAETTATAAVFGSRMPISSLKSYVGHTLGACGAYEAWITLQMMREGWFAPTLNLETRDPRCADLDYITGEGRELQTDYVMNNNFAFGGINTSIIFKRWKD comes from the coding sequence ATGAGTCGCGTAGATCGACGCGTGGTGGTCACCGGCGCAGGCGCCATCAGCCCGCTGGGACACGATTGGGAAAGCGTGCACCTGCGCCTGCGCGAGTGCCGCAATGCCGTGCGCCACATGGAAGACTGGGACAAGTACGAAGGCTTGAATACGCGCCTCGCGGCGCCGGCCGAGCCCTTCGACCTGCCAGCGCACTACAACCGCAAGACCACCCGCAGCATGGGTCGGGTGGCGGTGATGGCGGTGCGCGCCACCGAGCTGGCACTGGAACAGGCCGGCCTGCTGGGGCATCCGGTGCTGAAGAGTGGCAAGGTCGGTGTGTCGTACGGCTCGTCGGCCGGCAGCCACGAAGCCATCGGCGATTTCGGTCGCATGCTCAACGCGCATACCACCGAAGGCATCAACGCCACCACGTACCTGAAGATGATGAGCCACACCGCACCGGTGAACATCGGCGTGTTCTTCGGCCTGACAGGGCGTGTCTATACGACGTCCAGTGCCTGTACCTCGGGCAGCCAGGGTGTCGGCTGCGCATACGAGGCGATCCGCAACGGCAAGCAGGTGGCGATGATCGCCGGCGGCGCGGAGCAACTCGACGCGACCGCCGCTGCGGTATTCGATACCTTGTTCGCCACCAGCGTGCGCAACCACGAACCGGAAAGCACGCCACGCCCGTTCGACGCGAACCGCGACGGCCTGGTGCTGGGCGAGGGCGCCTGCACGCTGGTGCTGGAGGAACTGGAACATGCGTTGGCGCGCGGTGCGACCATCCTGGGCGAGATCGTCGGTTACGGCACCAACAGCGACGGACAGCACGTGACCCAGCCCAGCGCGGACACGATGGCGCAGGCGATGCGTCTCGCGCTCGAGGATGCCGACCTGTCGCCGGACGTCATCGGCTACGTCAACGCGCACGGCACGGCCACCGACCACGGCGACATCGCCGAAACGACCGCCACGGCGGCGGTGTTCGGCAGCCGCATGCCGATCAGTTCGCTGAAGAGCTACGTGGGCCACACGCTGGGAGCGTGCGGCGCCTACGAGGCGTGGATCACCCTGCAGATGATGCGCGAGGGCTGGTTCGCCCCCACGCTGAACCTGGAGACGCGCGATCCGCGTTGCGCCGACCTGGACTACATCACCGGGGAAGGGCGCGAGCTGCAGACCGATTACGTGATGAACAACAACTTCGCGTTCGGCGGCATCAATACATCGATCATCTTCAAGCGCTGGAAAGACTGA
- a CDS encoding excinuclease ATPase subunit, translated as MKRFLITGLLTMAVLAPRADAADTRVELPFQELVNSPEAKAAGIDGSVRFYLAGQKTPTVVSRFGEDVTNKKTNGVGKSDAESCRWVALSALKALQEGAKDRGANAVIDIVSYFKKNEFRSATNFECHAGGIMSGVAFKATYAKVK; from the coding sequence ATGAAACGATTTCTGATCACTGGTCTGTTGACGATGGCGGTGCTGGCGCCGCGAGCGGATGCGGCCGACACCCGCGTCGAACTGCCGTTCCAGGAGCTGGTGAATTCGCCGGAAGCCAAAGCCGCCGGTATCGACGGCAGCGTGCGCTTCTATCTGGCCGGTCAGAAGACGCCCACCGTGGTGTCGCGCTTCGGCGAAGATGTGACCAACAAGAAGACCAATGGCGTGGGCAAGTCCGATGCCGAATCCTGCCGTTGGGTCGCCTTGTCGGCGTTGAAGGCCCTGCAGGAAGGCGCAAAGGATCGCGGCGCCAATGCGGTCATCGACATCGTCAGCTACTTCAAGAAGAACGAGTTCCGCAGTGCCACCAATTTCGAATGCCATGCGGGCGGCATCATGAGCGGCGTGGCCTTCAAGGCCACCTACGCGAAGGTCAAGTAA
- a CDS encoding heavy metal translocating P-type ATPase: protein MSGTHHHEPQGHVATPGKAACCSGHKDASTIDETLATDPVCGMRVDPATTPHHAEHGDTSYHFCSAGCRTKFVADPARYLHPSVATPSAIAPPGTQYTCPMHPEIVRDAPGTCPLCGMALEPMLPSLDDEENPELTDFRRRFWWTLPLSAATLLLAMGGMYLSVIPPTVRTWLEFAFSTPVVLWAAWPFFQRWAQSILHRSPNMWTLIGTGVAAAYGYSVVAVLAPELFPPSFREHGHVGVYFEAAAVIVSLTLLGQLLELKARSQTSAAIRALLGLAPKTARRLRDDGDEEDIQLSHVHLGDRLRVRPGEKVPVDGAVIDGRSHIDESMLTGEPMPVERGPGDRVIGATLNGAGSLVIRAEKVGSDSVLAQIVQLVAQAQRSRAPLQRLADRVSFWFVLGVPGAALATLLGWGFFGPEPSWTHAVLNAVSVLIIACPCALGLATPMSVMVASGRAAQTGVLFRDAEAIETLRKVDTLIVDKTGTLTEGRPAFKAVHALPPFDEDTVLRLAASLDAGSEHPLAHAVVQEARRRGLALSPAQDFESSSGIGVRGRVDVHRLAFGNIVLMSEEGVAVQTLQGDADRVREEGGSVMFLAVDGAPAGSIAVADPIKASTPDALRALREGGLRIVMATGDGERTARAVAARLGIDEVHGDVRPADKAALVARLKQEGRHVAMAGDGINDAPALASADVGIAMGTGTDVAMSSAQVTLVKGDLRGIARAKALSEAAVRNMRQNLAFAFAYNALGVPVAAGVLGLFGGPMLSPMFAALAMSLSSASVVGNALRLRRVRLPGD, encoded by the coding sequence ATGAGCGGTACGCATCATCACGAACCTCAGGGACACGTTGCGACACCGGGGAAGGCTGCATGCTGCAGCGGCCACAAGGACGCTTCGACGATCGACGAGACGCTCGCCACCGATCCGGTCTGCGGCATGCGGGTGGATCCCGCCACCACGCCGCACCACGCGGAACACGGCGACACGTCATACCACTTCTGCTCCGCCGGGTGCCGCACCAAATTCGTCGCCGATCCCGCGCGTTATCTGCACCCATCGGTGGCGACGCCGTCCGCTATCGCGCCACCCGGCACGCAGTACACCTGCCCGATGCATCCGGAGATCGTGCGCGATGCGCCCGGCACGTGTCCGCTGTGCGGCATGGCGCTGGAACCGATGCTGCCCTCGCTGGACGACGAAGAGAACCCCGAGCTGACCGATTTCCGACGACGCTTCTGGTGGACGCTGCCCCTCAGCGCAGCGACCCTGCTGCTCGCGATGGGAGGCATGTACCTCTCCGTGATCCCACCGACCGTGCGCACGTGGCTGGAGTTCGCCTTCAGCACTCCGGTCGTGCTCTGGGCCGCGTGGCCCTTCTTCCAGCGCTGGGCGCAGTCGATCCTCCATCGCAGCCCCAACATGTGGACGCTGATCGGCACCGGCGTGGCGGCGGCTTACGGTTACAGCGTGGTCGCCGTGCTGGCGCCCGAGCTGTTCCCGCCCTCGTTCCGCGAACACGGCCATGTCGGCGTGTACTTCGAAGCCGCCGCGGTGATCGTCTCGCTGACCCTGTTGGGCCAGCTGCTGGAACTGAAAGCGCGCTCGCAGACGTCCGCCGCCATCCGCGCCCTGCTCGGCCTGGCACCCAAGACGGCCCGCCGCCTACGCGACGACGGCGATGAAGAAGACATCCAGTTGTCGCACGTGCATCTCGGCGACCGCTTGCGCGTCCGGCCCGGCGAGAAGGTGCCCGTCGATGGTGCGGTGATCGACGGGCGCAGCCATATCGACGAATCGATGCTCACCGGCGAACCGATGCCCGTGGAACGCGGCCCCGGCGATCGGGTGATCGGCGCCACGCTCAATGGTGCCGGCAGTCTGGTCATTCGCGCGGAGAAAGTGGGCAGCGACAGCGTGCTGGCGCAGATCGTGCAGTTGGTCGCGCAGGCGCAACGGAGCCGCGCACCGCTGCAGCGGCTCGCGGACCGGGTGTCGTTCTGGTTCGTACTTGGCGTCCCCGGCGCGGCCCTGGCGACGCTGCTGGGCTGGGGATTCTTCGGACCCGAACCGTCATGGACACATGCGGTGCTCAATGCGGTCTCGGTGTTGATCATCGCCTGCCCCTGCGCGTTGGGGCTGGCCACGCCGATGTCGGTGATGGTGGCCAGCGGCCGCGCCGCGCAGACTGGCGTGCTGTTCCGCGATGCGGAAGCGATCGAAACCTTGCGTAAGGTCGACACGTTGATCGTCGACAAGACCGGCACGCTGACCGAAGGCCGTCCGGCCTTCAAGGCGGTGCATGCACTGCCCCCGTTCGACGAAGACACTGTGCTGCGCCTGGCCGCGAGCCTGGACGCCGGCAGCGAGCATCCGTTGGCCCACGCCGTGGTGCAGGAAGCGCGACGTCGTGGCCTCGCGCTCTCGCCGGCACAGGATTTCGAATCCAGCAGCGGCATCGGCGTCCGCGGGCGGGTAGACGTTCATCGCCTCGCCTTCGGCAATATCGTATTGATGAGCGAAGAAGGCGTCGCCGTCCAAACGCTGCAAGGCGATGCCGATCGAGTGCGCGAAGAGGGTGGCAGCGTGATGTTCCTTGCCGTCGATGGCGCGCCCGCCGGGAGCATCGCGGTAGCCGACCCCATCAAGGCGAGCACGCCCGACGCCCTGCGCGCGTTGCGCGAAGGCGGGCTCCGCATCGTCATGGCTACCGGCGATGGAGAGCGCACCGCGCGAGCGGTCGCCGCCCGCCTCGGTATCGATGAAGTCCATGGCGACGTTCGACCCGCGGACAAGGCTGCACTCGTTGCGCGGTTGAAGCAGGAAGGCCGTCATGTCGCGATGGCGGGCGACGGCATCAACGACGCCCCGGCCCTTGCATCGGCCGATGTCGGCATCGCGATGGGCACGGGTACGGACGTGGCCATGTCCAGCGCGCAGGTGACGCTGGTGAAAGGCGATCTGCGCGGTATCGCACGGGCCAAGGCGCTGTCCGAAGCCGCGGTGCGCAACATGCGACAGAACCTGGCGTTCGCCTTCGCCTACAACGCGCTGGGCGTGCCGGTCGCGGCCGGCGTGCTGGGCCTGTTCGGCGGACCGATGCTTTCGCCGATGTTCGCGGCGCTGGCGATGAGCCTCAGCTCCGCGTCCGTTGTCGGCAACGCGCTACGCCTGCGGCGCGTGCGCCTGCCCGGCGATTGA
- a CDS encoding heavy metal-responsive transcriptional regulator, with the protein MNIGQLSRRTGVPIDTVRYYEKQHLLPPPTRSASGYRHYEADDVLRLTFIRRAKVLGFTLEEIRDLLALSRTDDGDMAGIRAAAADKLADVERRLAELTRVRDGLRTLVDACPGHGALDQCPILSALGGEA; encoded by the coding sequence ATGAACATCGGACAATTGTCCCGCCGCACCGGCGTCCCCATCGACACCGTGCGCTACTACGAAAAGCAGCACCTGCTGCCCCCGCCGACACGCAGCGCCAGTGGCTACCGGCACTACGAAGCGGACGACGTGCTGCGGCTGACCTTCATCCGCCGCGCGAAGGTCCTCGGCTTCACGCTCGAAGAGATCCGCGACCTGCTCGCCCTCAGCCGCACCGACGACGGCGACATGGCCGGCATCCGCGCCGCCGCGGCCGACAAGCTGGCCGACGTGGAGCGGCGTCTCGCCGAACTGACGCGCGTACGCGACGGCCTGCGGACGTTGGTCGACGCCTGCCCCGGCCACGGAGCGCTGGACCAGTGCCCGATCCTATCCGCGCTGGGAGGCGAGGCATGA
- a CDS encoding DUF411 domain-containing protein — MTYRIPLPHLATLLFATMLVACTQAVPAPMESALAATPAPAEQRKAKEAAAPKITVHRDAYCGCCHLWVEHLRKEGLDVDDRVEEAMSPVKERLGILPAHASCHTAEIGGYVIEGHVPASDIRRLLNEKPGIRGLVLPGMPMGSPGMEVEGVDAPSYTVLALHRDGTTTPYAEHSP; from the coding sequence ATGACCTATCGCATTCCCCTGCCCCACCTCGCGACGTTGCTGTTCGCGACCATGCTCGTCGCCTGCACGCAGGCGGTCCCGGCGCCGATGGAGAGCGCCCTTGCAGCGACGCCCGCGCCTGCCGAGCAACGGAAAGCCAAGGAAGCTGCGGCGCCGAAGATCACCGTGCATCGCGATGCGTACTGTGGCTGTTGCCATCTGTGGGTCGAGCACCTGCGCAAGGAAGGCCTCGACGTCGACGACCGCGTCGAAGAAGCGATGAGCCCGGTAAAGGAGCGCCTCGGCATCCTGCCCGCACATGCCTCCTGTCATACCGCTGAGATCGGCGGTTACGTGATCGAGGGCCACGTGCCGGCATCGGACATCCGTCGCCTGTTGAATGAGAAGCCGGGCATCCGCGGCCTCGTCCTGCCCGGGATGCCGATGGGTTCTCCCGGAATGGAAGTGGAAGGCGTCGATGCGCCTTCCTACACCGTGCTCGCACTGCATCGCGACGGCACCACCACGCCTTACGCGGAACATTCGCCGTGA
- a CDS encoding copper resistance protein B, with translation MKTSPTLLRVASAIAALAGTSVPAFAQHHDHAQHATQATTVSSEQDAHAQHDHAAMTEGAATTPHEPIPPVTADDLAAAFPDIDHHAMQHAPAFNRKVTFNRLEAWDADEGTGQAWEGMAWFGTDTDRLWLRSEGERMGGHTESADLEVLYGRSVSPWWDVVAGIKHDFTPGDARTWAAFGVQGMAPYRFEVSATAYVGEGGQIAANVEAEYTLRITNRLILQPLVEVDLAAKDDPDYGIARGLTGIEAGLRLRYEASRRFAPYVGVVHERALGDTADLRRAEGESPRDTRVVAGVRIWF, from the coding sequence ATGAAGACCTCCCCCACCCTGCTGCGCGTTGCCTCCGCGATCGCGGCGCTCGCGGGCACGAGCGTTCCGGCCTTTGCGCAGCACCATGACCACGCGCAACACGCTACGCAGGCGACGACCGTCTCGTCCGAGCAAGACGCGCACGCACAGCACGACCATGCCGCGATGACGGAGGGCGCTGCCACGACGCCGCACGAACCCATTCCGCCGGTAACCGCCGACGATCTGGCGGCCGCGTTTCCCGACATCGACCACCATGCGATGCAGCACGCCCCGGCGTTCAACCGCAAGGTAACGTTCAACCGACTGGAAGCGTGGGACGCCGACGAAGGTACCGGTCAGGCCTGGGAAGGCATGGCGTGGTTCGGCACCGACACCGACCGGCTGTGGCTGCGCAGCGAAGGTGAACGGATGGGCGGCCACACCGAAAGTGCCGATCTCGAGGTGCTTTACGGCCGTAGCGTTTCACCGTGGTGGGACGTGGTCGCCGGCATCAAGCACGACTTCACGCCCGGCGATGCGCGCACCTGGGCGGCGTTCGGGGTGCAGGGCATGGCGCCGTACCGCTTCGAGGTGTCGGCGACCGCGTATGTCGGCGAAGGCGGCCAGATCGCGGCAAATGTCGAAGCCGAATACACGCTGCGCATCACCAACCGCCTGATCCTGCAGCCGCTGGTGGAAGTGGACCTCGCCGCCAAGGACGATCCGGACTACGGCATCGCCCGGGGTTTGACCGGCATCGAAGCGGGGCTTCGCCTGCGCTACGAAGCGAGCCGCCGCTTCGCGCCCTATGTCGGTGTCGTGCACGAGCGCGCCCTCGGCGACACCGCGGATCTGCGGCGCGCCGAAGGCGAATCGCCACGCGATACCCGCGTCGTTGCGGGTGTCCGGATCTGGTTTTGA
- a CDS encoding copper resistance system multicopper oxidase codes for MNHDDPTPGRLGAFRPTRRQFVTGLAAGGAALGLGLAHPSASAGTPARRGGAALATGTDFALSIGAMPVDITGRTRPAITVNNSLPAPTLRWREGDTVTVRVSNRLRDMTSIHWHGILLPSNMDGVPGLSFNGIAPGETFQYRFQVKQSGTYWYHSHSMFQEQAGLYGALIIDPRDPPPYHHDREHVVLLSDWTDLEPAALYRRMKKMPEHDNYYQRTLVDFVRDAKRDGLAETIEDRGMWGRMRMTPTDISDINAHTYTYLVNGAAPSHNWTGLFKPGEKILLRFINGSAMTYFDVRIPGLKMTVVAADGQYIHPVSVDEFRIAVAETFDVIVEPAGQDAFTIFAQDMGRTGYARGTLAVRDGLDAPIPSRDPRPLLTMADMGHDMGGHGAAKGMEGGCGAMMGEGGCGANMGAMDHGAHGNASTAPNHPASETGNPLVDMQSSASEPKLDDPGIGLRDNGRQVLTYGAMRSLFDDPDGRDPGRTVELHLTGHMEKFAWSFDGIPFASAEPLRLKYGERMRIVLVNDTMMQHPIHLHGVWSDLENAEGGFHLRKHTIDMPPGTRRSYRVRADALGRWAFHCHLLYHMEAGMMREVRIEA; via the coding sequence ATGAATCACGATGACCCCACACCGGGACGCCTGGGTGCGTTCCGTCCCACGCGCCGCCAATTCGTCACCGGCCTGGCCGCCGGCGGTGCTGCGCTCGGCCTCGGCCTGGCGCACCCGTCCGCCTCCGCCGGAACGCCCGCGCGCCGCGGGGGCGCCGCCCTCGCTACCGGTACCGATTTCGCCCTGAGCATCGGCGCGATGCCGGTCGACATCACCGGTCGCACACGGCCTGCGATCACCGTTAACAACAGCTTGCCGGCACCCACGCTGCGCTGGCGCGAGGGCGACACGGTCACCGTGCGTGTCAGCAACCGCCTGCGCGACATGACCTCGATCCATTGGCACGGCATCCTCCTGCCATCGAACATGGATGGCGTGCCGGGGCTCAGTTTCAACGGCATCGCACCGGGCGAGACCTTCCAGTACCGCTTCCAGGTGAAGCAGTCCGGCACGTACTGGTACCACAGCCATTCCATGTTCCAGGAACAGGCCGGCCTGTACGGCGCACTCATCATCGATCCGCGCGACCCGCCGCCCTATCACCACGACCGCGAACACGTCGTGCTGCTGTCGGACTGGACCGACCTGGAACCCGCTGCGCTGTACCGCCGCATGAAGAAGATGCCGGAGCACGACAACTACTACCAGCGCACGCTGGTGGATTTCGTGCGCGATGCGAAGCGCGACGGACTGGCGGAAACCATCGAAGACCGCGGCATGTGGGGACGCATGCGGATGACGCCCACCGACATCTCCGACATCAACGCGCACACCTACACCTACCTGGTGAACGGCGCGGCGCCGTCGCACAACTGGACCGGCCTGTTCAAACCGGGCGAGAAGATCCTGCTGCGCTTCATCAACGGCAGCGCGATGACCTACTTCGACGTGCGCATCCCCGGGCTGAAGATGACCGTGGTCGCCGCCGACGGGCAGTACATCCATCCGGTCAGCGTCGACGAGTTCCGCATCGCAGTGGCGGAAACCTTCGACGTGATCGTCGAACCCGCCGGCCAGGACGCCTTCACGATTTTCGCGCAGGACATGGGCCGCACCGGCTATGCACGCGGCACGCTGGCCGTGCGCGATGGCCTGGACGCACCGATTCCGTCCCGCGACCCGCGCCCGCTGTTGACGATGGCCGACATGGGCCACGACATGGGCGGACATGGCGCAGCGAAAGGCATGGAGGGTGGTTGCGGCGCGATGATGGGTGAAGGCGGCTGTGGCGCGAACATGGGCGCGATGGACCATGGCGCCCATGGCAACGCGTCGACAGCGCCGAATCATCCGGCCAGCGAGACCGGCAACCCGCTCGTCGACATGCAATCGTCCGCGAGCGAACCCAAGCTCGACGATCCTGGCATCGGCCTGCGCGACAACGGGCGCCAGGTACTGACCTACGGTGCGATGCGCAGCCTGTTCGACGATCCGGACGGCCGCGATCCAGGACGCACCGTCGAGTTGCACCTCACCGGGCATATGGAGAAGTTCGCCTGGTCGTTCGACGGTATTCCGTTCGCCAGTGCCGAGCCGCTGCGCCTGAAGTACGGCGAGCGCATGCGCATCGTGCTGGTCAACGACACGATGATGCAGCATCCCATCCACCTGCATGGCGTCTGGAGCGATCTGGAGAACGCCGAGGGCGGCTTCCACCTGCGCAAGCACACCATCGACATGCCCCCGGGCACGCGACGCAGCTACCGCGTACGCGCCGACGCGCTGGGGCGATGGGCGTTCCACTGCCATCTGCTGTACCACATGGAAGCCGGCATGATGCGGGAAGTGAGGATCGAAGCATGA
- a CDS encoding CopL family metal-binding regulatory protein, with product MARFAPLLRALLCLLLLVNGSASAHMAASTALEGAPAAAMLGDDMPAPPCHEDMDTGDMAGMQVAGDHHAQDAAPDCCKAGTCDGFCTQHAPALVWPLWLGTGAPLHAAAPDYAADGHASARLSHRHRPPILTA from the coding sequence ATGGCCCGATTCGCGCCCCTGTTGCGTGCCCTGCTCTGCCTGCTTCTGCTGGTGAACGGCAGCGCGTCCGCGCACATGGCCGCAAGCACCGCCTTGGAAGGCGCACCGGCGGCCGCGATGCTCGGCGACGACATGCCCGCGCCCCCGTGTCATGAAGACATGGACACCGGGGATATGGCTGGCATGCAGGTTGCCGGCGACCACCACGCGCAGGACGCCGCGCCGGACTGCTGCAAGGCCGGCACCTGCGATGGCTTCTGCACCCAGCATGCGCCTGCACTGGTCTGGCCGCTCTGGCTGGGCACCGGTGCGCCGCTGCATGCGGCCGCGCCCGACTACGCTGCGGACGGCCACGCCTCCGCTCGCCTTTCGCACCGGCACCGACCTCCCATCCTGACCGCCTGA